From a single Streptomyces sp. 1331.2 genomic region:
- a CDS encoding ATP-binding protein — MLVTCRPRTFAARLDSRTESTPLARYLLRAYLAALPAGDRYRDVAELLLGELFANAVQHSDAPDDRLIEVRFSVLNSRLRLEVHDAGSGRPAVGSAEPDDEHGRGLVLVNELAERWGCCPRAGGIGKFVWALIAPSHPATAHAA, encoded by the coding sequence ATGCTCGTAACCTGCCGCCCCCGCACGTTCGCCGCCCGCCTGGACTCGCGGACCGAATCCACGCCGCTCGCCCGGTACTTGCTCCGGGCCTACCTCGCCGCCCTGCCGGCCGGCGACCGCTACCGCGACGTTGCCGAACTCCTGCTCGGCGAGCTGTTCGCCAACGCCGTCCAGCACAGCGACGCCCCCGACGACCGCCTGATCGAGGTCCGCTTCTCCGTCCTCAACTCCCGCCTGCGGCTGGAGGTCCACGACGCCGGCAGCGGCCGCCCCGCCGTCGGTTCCGCCGAGCCGGACGACGAGCACGGGCGCGGCCTGGTCCTCGTCAACGAGCTCGCCGAACGCTGGGGCTGCTGCCCGCGCGCCGGCGGCATCGGCAAGTTCGTCTGGGCCCTCATCGCCCCCAGCCACCCCGCAACCGCCCACGCCGCCTGA
- a CDS encoding helix-turn-helix transcriptional regulator: MLEVLGLTAEATAVYEAMLDHPGYGLDDIAAHCALPPSKVHDHLDELSRLTLVRACAEHPGRMRAVSPEVGLAGMLALQEAELAARQAKLAASRVAVTRLVADRAKHTSAHGERILGMNAIHSRLEELGRTATTEVLSSQPGVQEPEDLNASRPADADALGRNITIRTLYQDAVRKQPHVAVYAHWLLGLGGEVRTAPTIPQRMVVVDRARALVPIDPADHRKGALYVTEPGILTALLDFFEQAWSTAVPLGAVVPEDPRSGLTPAERELLRLLGSGLTDEAAGQRLGISSRTVGRQMSSIMERLGAGSRFEAGIKAAQKGWL; encoded by the coding sequence GTGTTGGAGGTACTGGGGCTGACAGCCGAGGCGACGGCTGTGTACGAGGCCATGCTCGACCATCCGGGCTACGGCCTGGACGACATAGCCGCCCATTGCGCCCTGCCCCCGTCGAAGGTTCACGACCACCTCGACGAGTTGAGTCGGCTCACCCTCGTCCGGGCCTGCGCCGAGCATCCCGGACGGATGCGGGCGGTGAGCCCCGAGGTAGGTCTGGCCGGCATGCTCGCTCTGCAGGAAGCCGAACTGGCAGCCCGTCAGGCCAAGCTCGCCGCTTCGCGCGTCGCCGTCACTCGTCTGGTCGCCGACCGAGCCAAGCACACCTCGGCCCACGGTGAACGGATCCTCGGCATGAACGCCATCCACAGCCGCCTCGAAGAGCTGGGCCGCACCGCCACCACCGAGGTCCTGAGCAGCCAGCCGGGCGTTCAGGAGCCCGAGGACCTGAACGCCAGCCGCCCGGCCGACGCCGATGCGCTCGGGCGCAACATCACGATACGGACCCTCTACCAGGACGCCGTCCGCAAGCAGCCCCATGTGGCCGTCTACGCCCACTGGTTACTGGGCCTGGGCGGCGAGGTTCGGACCGCTCCCACGATTCCCCAGCGCATGGTCGTCGTCGACCGCGCTCGGGCGCTGGTTCCGATCGATCCCGCCGACCACCGCAAGGGCGCCCTGTACGTCACCGAGCCCGGCATCCTCACCGCCCTCCTCGACTTCTTCGAGCAGGCCTGGAGCACGGCTGTCCCGCTGGGCGCCGTAGTGCCCGAGGATCCGCGCAGCGGCCTCACTCCTGCCGAGCGTGAGCTCCTGCGTCTGCTCGGTTCCGGTCTGACCGATGAGGCCGCGGGCCAGCGCCTGGGCATCTCCTCCCGCACCGTCGGCCGCCAGATGTCCTCGATCATGGAGCGGCTCGGCGCCGGCAGCCGATTCGAGGCGGGTATCAAAGCCGCGCAGAAGGGCTGGCTCTGA